From one Acinonyx jubatus isolate Ajub_Pintada_27869175 chromosome B1, VMU_Ajub_asm_v1.0, whole genome shotgun sequence genomic stretch:
- the MFSD10 gene encoding major facilitator superfamily domain-containing protein 10 isoform X2: MWVEVVRWCGRPPTWVRLVAGEASALPAGRCGSRGSPSPAACPGVPGSAQRAEPPRHWRARSRRGHPRRHEPVSGEKARRPLPTRPLSACRPEEEARRRPLPGREEAWPACARPRQCSRSPFRIRPSVRVSDRPTSLSARPRQDRSLALGYPEVPSCRPATLSARRDWSGPHHGLGSRRELHPAPTHPPAALVRAPCDHRGLPRPPAGPPGLHSAVASAARAAGEPWPCPRSPLWLLATRRGLVCRSHQDASGEEVQQCPVWRSDRLSLLLLAVPLGTSHGGCLRLSREAPGDAAVPGRSGHLVCRVGGLKELRRLPGLQGDWGHQQGKRQPLHSHRSRPGLTFCPQPRHVIGVAFSLAFTLGPMLGAFLPAEMVPWLALLFAASDLLFIFCFLPETLPAEKRASSIGPGFQAAADLLSPVALLRFSAVARGQDPPAGDGIRHLRRLGLVYFLYLFLFSGLEFTLSFLAHQRFQFSSLQQGKMFFFIGLTMATVQGAYARKISPGSEIAAVKRAILLLVPAFLLIGWGLTLPALGLGLLLYSFAAAVVVPCLSSVVADYGKEPFFARGPPGGRRPASTRRLPPPLPPKACPGRRARSWAHFGAWAPWPGQWDPWWLPQCTGWPGPGSASRCAQASSCSLSCSCAT, translated from the exons ATGTGGGTGGAGGTGGTGAGGTGGTGTGGGCGTCCGCCGACCTGGGTCAGGCTGGTGGCAGGAGAGGCCAGCGCGCTGCCGGCTGGACGCTGTGGCTCCCGCGGGTCCCCTTCCCCGGCCGCCTGTCCCGGGGTCCCGGGATCGGCACAACGCGCAGAGCCGCCGAGACACTGGCGTGCGCGGTCACGGCGGGGACACCCGCGCCGGCACGAGCCGGTGAGCGGCGAGAAGGCGCGCCGGCCCCTCCCGACCCGCCCGCTCTCCGCCTGCCGGCCGGAAGAGGAAGCGCGCCGGCGCCCACTTCCGGGGCGGGAGGAGGCGTGGCCGGCGTGCGCCCGCCCCCGGCAGTGTTCCCGCAGTCCATTCCGCATCCGTCCATCAGTTCGTGTGTCCGACCGTCCGACATCCCTGAGCGCGCGGCCGCGGCAG GATAGGTCTCTGGCTCTGGGGTACCCAGAGGTGCCCTCATGCAGACCTGCCACACTGTCAGCCAGGCGGGATTGGAGCGGCCCCCACCATgggctggggagcaggagggagctGCACCCCGCGCCCACCCATCCGCCAGCAGCCCTTGTCAGAGCCCCGTGTGATCACCGTGGTCTTCCTCGGCCTCCTGCTGGACCTCCTGGCCTTCACTCTGCTGTTGCCTCTGCTGCCAGGGCTGCTGGAGAGCCATGGCCGTGCCCAC GATCCCCTCTATGGCTCCTGGCAACAAGGCGTGGACTGGTTTGCCGCAGCCATCAGGATGCCAGCGGAGAAGAGGTACAACAGTGTCCTGTTTGGAG GTCTGATAGGCTCAGTCTTCTCCTTCTTGCAGTTCCTCTTGGCACCAGTCACGGGGGCTGTCTCAGACTGTCTCGGGAGGCGCCCGGTGATGCTGCTGTCCCTG GCAGGTCTGGCCACCTCGTATGCCGTGTGGGCGGCCTCAAAGAGCTTCGCCGCCTTCCTGGCCTCCAGGGTGATTGGGGGCATCAGCAAGGGAAACGTCAGCCTCTCCACAGCCATCGTAGCCGACCTGGGCTCACCTTCTGCCCGCAGCCGAGGCATG TCATTGGAGTGGCCTTCTCGCTGGCCTTCACGCTGGGCCCCATGCTTGGCGCCTTCCTGCCAGCGGAGATGGTACCCTGGCTGGCTTTGCTCTTTGCTGCCTCCGAcctgttgtttattttctgcttcctGCCGGAGACGCTGCCTGCGGAGAAGCGG gcatcCTCTATCGGCCCGGGGTTCCAGGCTGCGGCAGACCTGCTCAGCCCCGTGGCCCTGCTCCGTTTCTCGGCCGTGGCCCGTGGCCAGGACCCACCCGCTGGAGACG GGATCCGTCACCTTCGCCGCCTGGGTCTGGTGTACTTCCTCTACCTCTTCCTGTTCTCGGGTCTCGAGTTCACCCTGAGCTTCCTCGCTCATCAGCGCTTCCAGTTCAGCAG CCTGCAGCAAGGAAAGATGTTTTTCTTCATCGGCCTCACCATGGCCACCGTGCAGGGCGCCTACGCCCGGAAGATCAGCCCTGGCAGCGAGATTGCAGCGGTGAAGCGG GCCATCTTGCTGCTggtgcctgccttcctcctcatTGGCTGGGGGCTCACGCTGCCCGCGTTGGGCCTGGGGCTGCTGCTCTACTCCTTCG CCGCTGCCGTCGTGGTGCCCTGCTTGTCCTCCGTGGTCGCTGACTATGGTAAGGAGCCTTTCTTTGCCCGAGGCCCCCCAGGTGGGAGGAGACCAGCAAGCACCCGACGGcttcctcccccccttcccccaaaggCTTGCCCAGGCAGAAGGGCACGATCATGGGCACACTTCGGAGCCTGGGCGCCCTGGCCAGGGCAGTGGGACCCATGGTGGCTGCCTCAG TGTACTGGCTGGCCGGGGCCAGGGTCTGCTTCACGGTGTGCTCAGGCCTCTTCCTGCTCCCTTTCCTGCTCCTGCGCAACCTGA
- the MFSD10 gene encoding major facilitator superfamily domain-containing protein 10 isoform X14, giving the protein MWVEVVRWCGRPPTWVRLVAGEASALPAGRCGSRGSPSPAACPGVPGSAQRAEPPRHWRARSRRGHPRRHEPVSGEKARRPLPTRPLSACRPEEEARRRPLPGREEAWPACARPRQCSRSPFRIRPSVRVSDRPTSLSARPRQPGGIGAAPTMGWGAGGSCTPRPPIRQQPLSEPRVITVVFLGLLLDLLAFTLLLPLLPGLLESHGRAHDPLYGSWQQGVDWFAAAIRMPAEKRYNSVLFGGLIGSVFSFLQFLLAPVTGAVSDCLGRRPVMLLSLGDWGHQQGKRQPLHSHRSRPGLTFCPQPRHVIGVAFSLAFTLGPMLGAFLPAEMVPWLALLFAASDLLFIFCFLPETLPAEKRASSIGPGFQAAADLLSPVALLRFSAVARGQDPPAGDGIRHLRRLGLVYFLYLFLFSGLEFTLSFLAHQRFQFSSLQQGKMFFFIGLTMATVQGAYARKISPGSEIAAVKRAILLLVPAFLLIGWGLTLPALGLGLLLYSFAAAVVVPCLSSVVADYGKEPFFARGPPGGRRPASTRRLPPPLPPKACPGRRARSWAHFGAWAPWPGQWDPWWLPQCTGWPGPGSASRCAQASSCSLSCSCAT; this is encoded by the exons ATGTGGGTGGAGGTGGTGAGGTGGTGTGGGCGTCCGCCGACCTGGGTCAGGCTGGTGGCAGGAGAGGCCAGCGCGCTGCCGGCTGGACGCTGTGGCTCCCGCGGGTCCCCTTCCCCGGCCGCCTGTCCCGGGGTCCCGGGATCGGCACAACGCGCAGAGCCGCCGAGACACTGGCGTGCGCGGTCACGGCGGGGACACCCGCGCCGGCACGAGCCGGTGAGCGGCGAGAAGGCGCGCCGGCCCCTCCCGACCCGCCCGCTCTCCGCCTGCCGGCCGGAAGAGGAAGCGCGCCGGCGCCCACTTCCGGGGCGGGAGGAGGCGTGGCCGGCGTGCGCCCGCCCCCGGCAGTGTTCCCGCAGTCCATTCCGCATCCGTCCATCAGTTCGTGTGTCCGACCGTCCGACATCCCTGAGCGCGCGGCCGCGGCAG CCAGGCGGGATTGGAGCGGCCCCCACCATgggctggggagcaggagggagctGCACCCCGCGCCCACCCATCCGCCAGCAGCCCTTGTCAGAGCCCCGTGTGATCACCGTGGTCTTCCTCGGCCTCCTGCTGGACCTCCTGGCCTTCACTCTGCTGTTGCCTCTGCTGCCAGGGCTGCTGGAGAGCCATGGCCGTGCCCAC GATCCCCTCTATGGCTCCTGGCAACAAGGCGTGGACTGGTTTGCCGCAGCCATCAGGATGCCAGCGGAGAAGAGGTACAACAGTGTCCTGTTTGGAG GTCTGATAGGCTCAGTCTTCTCCTTCTTGCAGTTCCTCTTGGCACCAGTCACGGGGGCTGTCTCAGACTGTCTCGGGAGGCGCCCGGTGATGCTGCTGTCCCTG GGTGATTGGGGGCATCAGCAAGGGAAACGTCAGCCTCTCCACAGCCATCGTAGCCGACCTGGGCTCACCTTCTGCCCGCAGCCGAGGCATG TCATTGGAGTGGCCTTCTCGCTGGCCTTCACGCTGGGCCCCATGCTTGGCGCCTTCCTGCCAGCGGAGATGGTACCCTGGCTGGCTTTGCTCTTTGCTGCCTCCGAcctgttgtttattttctgcttcctGCCGGAGACGCTGCCTGCGGAGAAGCGG gcatcCTCTATCGGCCCGGGGTTCCAGGCTGCGGCAGACCTGCTCAGCCCCGTGGCCCTGCTCCGTTTCTCGGCCGTGGCCCGTGGCCAGGACCCACCCGCTGGAGACG GGATCCGTCACCTTCGCCGCCTGGGTCTGGTGTACTTCCTCTACCTCTTCCTGTTCTCGGGTCTCGAGTTCACCCTGAGCTTCCTCGCTCATCAGCGCTTCCAGTTCAGCAG CCTGCAGCAAGGAAAGATGTTTTTCTTCATCGGCCTCACCATGGCCACCGTGCAGGGCGCCTACGCCCGGAAGATCAGCCCTGGCAGCGAGATTGCAGCGGTGAAGCGG GCCATCTTGCTGCTggtgcctgccttcctcctcatTGGCTGGGGGCTCACGCTGCCCGCGTTGGGCCTGGGGCTGCTGCTCTACTCCTTCG CCGCTGCCGTCGTGGTGCCCTGCTTGTCCTCCGTGGTCGCTGACTATGGTAAGGAGCCTTTCTTTGCCCGAGGCCCCCCAGGTGGGAGGAGACCAGCAAGCACCCGACGGcttcctcccccccttcccccaaaggCTTGCCCAGGCAGAAGGGCACGATCATGGGCACACTTCGGAGCCTGGGCGCCCTGGCCAGGGCAGTGGGACCCATGGTGGCTGCCTCAG TGTACTGGCTGGCCGGGGCCAGGGTCTGCTTCACGGTGTGCTCAGGCCTCTTCCTGCTCCCTTTCCTGCTCCTGCGCAACCTGA
- the MFSD10 gene encoding major facilitator superfamily domain-containing protein 10 isoform X1: MWVEVVRWCGRPPTWVRLVAGEASALPAGRCGSRGSPSPAACPGVPGSAQRAEPPRHWRARSRRGHPRRHEPVSGEKARRPLPTRPLSACRPEEEARRRPLPGREEAWPACARPRQCSRSPFRIRPSVRVSDRPTSLSARPRQDRSLALGYPEVPSCRPATLSARRDWSGPHHGLGSRRELHPAPTHPPAALVRAPCDHRGLPRPPAGPPGLHSAVASAARAAGEPWPCPRSPLWLLATRRGLVCRSHQDASGEEVQQCPVWRSDRLSLLLLAVPLGTSHGGCLRLSREAPGDAAVPGRSGHLVCRVGGLKELRRLPGLQGDWGHQQGKRQPLHSHRSRPGLTFCPQPRHGSHWSGLLAGLHAGPHAWRLPASGDGTLAGFALCCLRPVVYFLLPAGDAACGEAGKASSIGPGFQAAADLLSPVALLRFSAVARGQDPPAGDGIRHLRRLGLVYFLYLFLFSGLEFTLSFLAHQRFQFSSLQQGKMFFFIGLTMATVQGAYARKISPGSEIAAVKRAILLLVPAFLLIGWGLTLPALGLGLLLYSFAAAVVVPCLSSVVADYGKEPFFARGPPGGRRPASTRRLPPPLPPKACPGRRARSWAHFGAWAPWPGQWDPWWLPQCTGWPGPGSASRCAQASSCSLSCSCAT; encoded by the exons ATGTGGGTGGAGGTGGTGAGGTGGTGTGGGCGTCCGCCGACCTGGGTCAGGCTGGTGGCAGGAGAGGCCAGCGCGCTGCCGGCTGGACGCTGTGGCTCCCGCGGGTCCCCTTCCCCGGCCGCCTGTCCCGGGGTCCCGGGATCGGCACAACGCGCAGAGCCGCCGAGACACTGGCGTGCGCGGTCACGGCGGGGACACCCGCGCCGGCACGAGCCGGTGAGCGGCGAGAAGGCGCGCCGGCCCCTCCCGACCCGCCCGCTCTCCGCCTGCCGGCCGGAAGAGGAAGCGCGCCGGCGCCCACTTCCGGGGCGGGAGGAGGCGTGGCCGGCGTGCGCCCGCCCCCGGCAGTGTTCCCGCAGTCCATTCCGCATCCGTCCATCAGTTCGTGTGTCCGACCGTCCGACATCCCTGAGCGCGCGGCCGCGGCAG GATAGGTCTCTGGCTCTGGGGTACCCAGAGGTGCCCTCATGCAGACCTGCCACACTGTCAGCCAGGCGGGATTGGAGCGGCCCCCACCATgggctggggagcaggagggagctGCACCCCGCGCCCACCCATCCGCCAGCAGCCCTTGTCAGAGCCCCGTGTGATCACCGTGGTCTTCCTCGGCCTCCTGCTGGACCTCCTGGCCTTCACTCTGCTGTTGCCTCTGCTGCCAGGGCTGCTGGAGAGCCATGGCCGTGCCCAC GATCCCCTCTATGGCTCCTGGCAACAAGGCGTGGACTGGTTTGCCGCAGCCATCAGGATGCCAGCGGAGAAGAGGTACAACAGTGTCCTGTTTGGAG GTCTGATAGGCTCAGTCTTCTCCTTCTTGCAGTTCCTCTTGGCACCAGTCACGGGGGCTGTCTCAGACTGTCTCGGGAGGCGCCCGGTGATGCTGCTGTCCCTG GCAGGTCTGGCCACCTCGTATGCCGTGTGGGCGGCCTCAAAGAGCTTCGCCGCCTTCCTGGCCTCCAGGGTGATTGGGGGCATCAGCAAGGGAAACGTCAGCCTCTCCACAGCCATCGTAGCCGACCTGGGCTCACCTTCTGCCCGCAGCCGAGGCATG GCAGTCATTGGAGTGGCCTTCTCGCTGGCCTTCACGCTGGGCCCCATGCTTGGCGCCTTCCTGCCAGCGGAGATGGTACCCTGGCTGGCTTTGCTCTTTGCTGCCTCCGAcctgttgtttattttctgcttcctGCCGGAGACGCTGCCTGCGGAGAAGCGGGTAAG gcatcCTCTATCGGCCCGGGGTTCCAGGCTGCGGCAGACCTGCTCAGCCCCGTGGCCCTGCTCCGTTTCTCGGCCGTGGCCCGTGGCCAGGACCCACCCGCTGGAGACG GGATCCGTCACCTTCGCCGCCTGGGTCTGGTGTACTTCCTCTACCTCTTCCTGTTCTCGGGTCTCGAGTTCACCCTGAGCTTCCTCGCTCATCAGCGCTTCCAGTTCAGCAG CCTGCAGCAAGGAAAGATGTTTTTCTTCATCGGCCTCACCATGGCCACCGTGCAGGGCGCCTACGCCCGGAAGATCAGCCCTGGCAGCGAGATTGCAGCGGTGAAGCGG GCCATCTTGCTGCTggtgcctgccttcctcctcatTGGCTGGGGGCTCACGCTGCCCGCGTTGGGCCTGGGGCTGCTGCTCTACTCCTTCG CCGCTGCCGTCGTGGTGCCCTGCTTGTCCTCCGTGGTCGCTGACTATGGTAAGGAGCCTTTCTTTGCCCGAGGCCCCCCAGGTGGGAGGAGACCAGCAAGCACCCGACGGcttcctcccccccttcccccaaaggCTTGCCCAGGCAGAAGGGCACGATCATGGGCACACTTCGGAGCCTGGGCGCCCTGGCCAGGGCAGTGGGACCCATGGTGGCTGCCTCAG TGTACTGGCTGGCCGGGGCCAGGGTCTGCTTCACGGTGTGCTCAGGCCTCTTCCTGCTCCCTTTCCTGCTCCTGCGCAACCTGA
- the MFSD10 gene encoding major facilitator superfamily domain-containing protein 10 isoform X8 produces MWVEVVRWCGRPPTWVRLVAGEASALPAGRCGSRGSPSPAACPGVPGSAQRAEPPRHWRARSRRGHPRRHEPVSGEKARRPLPTRPLSACRPEEEARRRPLPGREEAWPACARPRQCSRSPFRIRPSVRVSDRPTSLSARPRQDRSLALGYPEVPSCRPATLSARRDWSGPHHGLGSRRELHPAPTHPPAALVRAPCDHRGLPRPPAGPPGLHSAVASAARAAGEPWPCPRSPLWLLATRRGLVCRSHQDASGEEVQQCPVWRSDRLSLLLLAVPLGTSHGGCLRLSREAPGDAAVPGRSGHLVCRVGGLKELRRLPGLQGDWGHQQGKRQPLHSHRSRPGLTFCPQPRHGSHWSGLLAGLHAGPHAWRLPASGDGTLAGFALCCLRPVVYFLLPAGDAACGEAGKASSIGPGFQAAADLLSPVALLRFSAVARGQDPPAGDGIRHLRRLGLVYFLYLFLFSGLEFTLSFLAHQRFQFSSLQQGKMFFFIGLTMATVQGAYARKISPGSEIAAVKRAILLLVPAFLLIGWGLTLPALGLGLLLYSFGPPGGRRPASTRRLPPPLPPKACPGRRARSWAHFGAWAPWPGQWDPWWLPQCTGWPGPGSASRCAQASSCSLSCSCAT; encoded by the exons ATGTGGGTGGAGGTGGTGAGGTGGTGTGGGCGTCCGCCGACCTGGGTCAGGCTGGTGGCAGGAGAGGCCAGCGCGCTGCCGGCTGGACGCTGTGGCTCCCGCGGGTCCCCTTCCCCGGCCGCCTGTCCCGGGGTCCCGGGATCGGCACAACGCGCAGAGCCGCCGAGACACTGGCGTGCGCGGTCACGGCGGGGACACCCGCGCCGGCACGAGCCGGTGAGCGGCGAGAAGGCGCGCCGGCCCCTCCCGACCCGCCCGCTCTCCGCCTGCCGGCCGGAAGAGGAAGCGCGCCGGCGCCCACTTCCGGGGCGGGAGGAGGCGTGGCCGGCGTGCGCCCGCCCCCGGCAGTGTTCCCGCAGTCCATTCCGCATCCGTCCATCAGTTCGTGTGTCCGACCGTCCGACATCCCTGAGCGCGCGGCCGCGGCAG GATAGGTCTCTGGCTCTGGGGTACCCAGAGGTGCCCTCATGCAGACCTGCCACACTGTCAGCCAGGCGGGATTGGAGCGGCCCCCACCATgggctggggagcaggagggagctGCACCCCGCGCCCACCCATCCGCCAGCAGCCCTTGTCAGAGCCCCGTGTGATCACCGTGGTCTTCCTCGGCCTCCTGCTGGACCTCCTGGCCTTCACTCTGCTGTTGCCTCTGCTGCCAGGGCTGCTGGAGAGCCATGGCCGTGCCCAC GATCCCCTCTATGGCTCCTGGCAACAAGGCGTGGACTGGTTTGCCGCAGCCATCAGGATGCCAGCGGAGAAGAGGTACAACAGTGTCCTGTTTGGAG GTCTGATAGGCTCAGTCTTCTCCTTCTTGCAGTTCCTCTTGGCACCAGTCACGGGGGCTGTCTCAGACTGTCTCGGGAGGCGCCCGGTGATGCTGCTGTCCCTG GCAGGTCTGGCCACCTCGTATGCCGTGTGGGCGGCCTCAAAGAGCTTCGCCGCCTTCCTGGCCTCCAGGGTGATTGGGGGCATCAGCAAGGGAAACGTCAGCCTCTCCACAGCCATCGTAGCCGACCTGGGCTCACCTTCTGCCCGCAGCCGAGGCATG GCAGTCATTGGAGTGGCCTTCTCGCTGGCCTTCACGCTGGGCCCCATGCTTGGCGCCTTCCTGCCAGCGGAGATGGTACCCTGGCTGGCTTTGCTCTTTGCTGCCTCCGAcctgttgtttattttctgcttcctGCCGGAGACGCTGCCTGCGGAGAAGCGGGTAAG gcatcCTCTATCGGCCCGGGGTTCCAGGCTGCGGCAGACCTGCTCAGCCCCGTGGCCCTGCTCCGTTTCTCGGCCGTGGCCCGTGGCCAGGACCCACCCGCTGGAGACG GGATCCGTCACCTTCGCCGCCTGGGTCTGGTGTACTTCCTCTACCTCTTCCTGTTCTCGGGTCTCGAGTTCACCCTGAGCTTCCTCGCTCATCAGCGCTTCCAGTTCAGCAG CCTGCAGCAAGGAAAGATGTTTTTCTTCATCGGCCTCACCATGGCCACCGTGCAGGGCGCCTACGCCCGGAAGATCAGCCCTGGCAGCGAGATTGCAGCGGTGAAGCGG GCCATCTTGCTGCTggtgcctgccttcctcctcatTGGCTGGGGGCTCACGCTGCCCGCGTTGGGCCTGGGGCTGCTGCTCTACTCCTTCG GCCCCCCAGGTGGGAGGAGACCAGCAAGCACCCGACGGcttcctcccccccttcccccaaaggCTTGCCCAGGCAGAAGGGCACGATCATGGGCACACTTCGGAGCCTGGGCGCCCTGGCCAGGGCAGTGGGACCCATGGTGGCTGCCTCAG TGTACTGGCTGGCCGGGGCCAGGGTCTGCTTCACGGTGTGCTCAGGCCTCTTCCTGCTCCCTTTCCTGCTCCTGCGCAACCTGA